One window of the Candidatus Microbacterium colombiense genome contains the following:
- a CDS encoding heme o synthase, giving the protein MSDQTVGTQSFGRTVKAYIALTKPRVLELLLVSTVPVMFLAHGGLPDLWLVLATVIGGSLSAGSAAAFNMYLDRDIDAHMHRTENRPLVTGEITPRGALIFSWTLAVVSTVWLLVTTNWLAATLSAVAIFFYVVIYTMILKRRTEQNIVWGGIAGCFPVLIGWAAVTESLDWPAFILFLLIFLWTPPHYWPLSMKYRDDYEDVDVPMLGVTRNASQVGLQVILYAWATVACSLLLVPIAGMGLVYTVSALVFGGWFIYESHRLYNRAVHGTEARPMRVFHASITYLTLIFVAVAVDPLLPF; this is encoded by the coding sequence ATGTCTGATCAGACCGTGGGGACGCAGTCCTTCGGTCGTACGGTGAAGGCCTATATCGCCCTCACCAAGCCCCGCGTCCTGGAACTCCTGCTGGTCTCGACCGTGCCGGTGATGTTCCTCGCCCACGGTGGTCTGCCCGACCTGTGGCTGGTCCTCGCCACGGTGATCGGCGGCTCGCTGAGCGCGGGATCCGCTGCCGCGTTCAACATGTACCTCGATCGTGACATCGACGCGCATATGCACCGCACCGAGAACCGTCCGCTCGTGACAGGCGAGATCACCCCACGTGGCGCACTGATCTTCTCCTGGACCCTTGCCGTCGTGTCGACGGTGTGGCTGTTGGTCACCACCAACTGGCTGGCGGCGACGCTCTCGGCCGTCGCGATCTTCTTCTACGTCGTGATCTACACGATGATCCTCAAGCGCCGCACCGAGCAGAACATCGTGTGGGGCGGCATCGCGGGATGCTTCCCGGTGCTGATCGGCTGGGCGGCGGTGACCGAGTCCCTGGACTGGCCCGCATTCATCCTGTTCCTGCTGATCTTCCTGTGGACGCCGCCGCACTACTGGCCGCTCTCCATGAAGTACCGCGACGACTACGAAGACGTCGATGTGCCCATGCTCGGTGTCACGCGCAACGCCTCTCAGGTCGGGTTGCAGGTCATCCTCTACGCGTGGGCGACCGTGGCCTGTTCGCTGCTGCTCGTTCCGATCGCCGGCATGGGTCTCGTCTACACGGTCTCGGCGCTGGTGTTCGGCGGCTGGTTCATCTACGAGTCGCACCGCCTCTACAACCGGGCCGTGCACGGAACCGAGGCTCGCCCGATGCGCGTCTTCCACGCATCGATCACCTACCTCACGCTGATCTTCGTGGCAGTCGCCGTCGATCCGCTCCTGCCGTTCTGA